A region of Streptomyces deccanensis DNA encodes the following proteins:
- the rpsR gene encoding 30S ribosomal protein S18: MAKPPVRKPKKKVCAFCKDKVTYVDYKDTNMLRKFISDRGKIRARRVTGNCTQHQRDVATAVKNSREMALLPYTSTAR, encoded by the coding sequence ATGGCGAAGCCGCCTGTGCGCAAGCCGAAGAAGAAGGTCTGCGCTTTCTGCAAGGACAAGGTCACGTACGTGGACTACAAGGACACGAACATGCTGCGGAAGTTCATTTCCGACCGCGGCAAGATCCGTGCCCGCCGCGTGACCGGCAACTGCACGCAGCACCAGCGTGACGTCGCCACGGCCGTCAAGAACAGCCGTGAGATGGCGCTGCTGCCCTACACGTCCACCGCGCGATAA
- a CDS encoding single-stranded DNA-binding protein: MAGETVITVVGNLVDDPELRFTPSGAAVAKFRVASTPRTFDRQTNEWKDGESLFLTCSVWRQAAENVAESLQRGMRVIVQGRLKQRSYEDREGVKRTVYELDVEEVGASLRSATAKVTKTAGGGRGGQGGYGGGGGGGQGGGGWGGGPGGGQQGGGAPADDPWASGAPAGGNQGGGGGGGWGGSSGGSGGGYSDEPPF; the protein is encoded by the coding sequence ATGGCAGGCGAGACCGTCATCACGGTCGTCGGCAATCTTGTCGACGACCCCGAGCTGCGCTTCACCCCTTCCGGTGCGGCGGTCGCGAAGTTCCGTGTCGCGTCCACTCCCCGCACCTTCGACCGTCAGACCAACGAGTGGAAGGACGGCGAGAGCCTGTTCCTGACCTGCTCGGTCTGGCGTCAGGCGGCGGAGAACGTCGCCGAGTCGCTCCAGCGAGGCATGCGCGTCATCGTGCAGGGCCGGCTGAAGCAGCGGTCCTACGAGGACCGTGAGGGCGTCAAGCGCACGGTCTACGAGCTGGACGTCGAGGAAGTCGGCGCCAGCCTGCGCAGTGCCACGGCCAAGGTGACCAAGACCGCCGGAGGCGGCCGCGGTGGCCAGGGCGGTTACGGCGGCGGTGGCGGTGGCGGCCAGGGTGGCGGCGGCTGGGGCGGAGGCCCCGGCGGCGGTCAGCAGGGCGGCGGCGCTCCCGCCGACGACCCGTGGGCCAGCGGCGCTCCCGCCGGTGGCAACCAGGGCGGCGGCGGTGGCGGCGGCTGGGGCGGAAGCTCCGGCGGCAGTGGCGGCGGCTACTCGGACGAGCCCCCCTTCTAA
- the rpsF gene encoding 30S ribosomal protein S6, with product MRHYEVMVILDPDLEERAVAPLIENFLSVVREGNGKVEKVDTWGRRRLSYEIKKKPEGIYSVIDLQAEPAVVKELDRQMNLNESVLRTKVLRPETH from the coding sequence ATGCGTCACTACGAGGTGATGGTCATCCTCGACCCCGATCTGGAGGAGCGCGCTGTCGCCCCCCTGATCGAGAACTTCCTCTCCGTCGTCCGTGAGGGCAACGGAAAGGTCGAGAAGGTCGACACCTGGGGCCGTCGTCGTCTCTCGTACGAGATCAAGAAGAAGCCTGAGGGCATCTACTCGGTCATCGACCTGCAGGCCGAGCCTGCGGTCGTCAAGGAGCTCGACCGCCAGATGAACCTGAACGAGTCGGTCCTCCGGACCAAGGTCCTCCGCCCCGAGACCCACTGA